The following are from one region of the Hydrogenimonas sp. SS33 genome:
- a CDS encoding O-antigen ligase family protein, which translates to MIRYYIHYGVIAYWVLLLLINAARLRAYIPVSANLSYVFLGISLLFSVAILLKNPKILADRAFMVLWLVLLYSLFYYILFDQSYNGMLYLAAKTATFLMIAVNLYYGYDYLIENFMDIVIRIGFAVLVVGVLINTSYFGGRYTGPFGNPNSLGWLSSLLFGLTYLGKKQSPKTYAMLLFLLAMVMMSGSRASMGGVVLAILLKGRLTPKKIFILAFGIAMLFALQNVASHFGVTTGLDRIIKSEKNNRLLSGRASEYALGILTVKEAPITGHGLDKYAYISERILRISGILRKDPNFVGNPHNSFIAMFVMYGIPIGLLVFLTLVLYILKVAFSGIDRKDLLFAVLFSFIAATFESYLFGVSGFEGLIFWMALPMSLMYIEKKQACKTIKSEEKEIALPNHQNY; encoded by the coding sequence ATGATTCGATATTATATTCACTACGGCGTCATCGCCTACTGGGTTTTGCTTCTCTTGATCAATGCCGCACGGCTACGCGCCTATATTCCCGTATCTGCCAACCTCAGTTACGTCTTTCTCGGGATTTCCCTCCTGTTTTCGGTAGCTATACTGCTGAAAAACCCCAAAATACTTGCGGACAGAGCCTTTATGGTCCTTTGGCTGGTGCTGCTGTACAGCCTGTTCTACTACATACTGTTTGATCAGAGTTACAACGGCATGCTCTATCTGGCGGCCAAAACCGCAACATTCCTGATGATTGCGGTCAACCTCTATTACGGTTACGACTATCTGATAGAAAATTTCATGGACATTGTCATACGGATCGGTTTTGCGGTTCTCGTCGTAGGAGTATTGATCAACACCTCCTATTTCGGAGGCCGCTATACAGGGCCGTTCGGCAATCCCAATTCACTGGGTTGGCTCTCCTCCCTGCTCTTCGGCCTCACCTATCTTGGGAAAAAGCAGTCCCCGAAAACCTATGCCATGCTTCTTTTTCTGCTGGCTATGGTTATGATGAGCGGTTCAAGGGCTTCGATGGGCGGAGTCGTACTCGCCATTCTGCTCAAAGGACGATTGACGCCGAAAAAAATATTTATTCTTGCTTTCGGTATCGCCATGCTCTTTGCACTGCAGAATGTAGCATCCCATTTCGGTGTTACAACGGGTCTGGACCGAATTATAAAATCGGAGAAAAACAATCGCCTTCTGTCAGGACGGGCTTCGGAATATGCACTTGGCATTCTCACCGTCAAAGAGGCGCCCATCACGGGACACGGTCTCGACAAATACGCCTATATTTCCGAACGCATTCTCAGAATTTCCGGTATTTTGAGGAAAGACCCCAACTTTGTCGGAAACCCGCATAACTCTTTTATTGCCATGTTTGTCATGTACGGTATTCCGATAGGGCTCCTGGTCTTTCTTACACTGGTGCTCTATATTCTAAAAGTGGCCTTCAGCGGTATCGACAGAAAAGATTTACTGTTTGCCGTTCTTTTCTCTTTTATTGCGGCTACTTTCGAATCGTATCTTTTCGGTGTCAGCGGTTTTGAAGGCCTCATTTTCTGGATGGCACTACCTATGTCGCTGATGTATATTGAAAAAAAACAGGCCTGTAAAACCATCAAATCCGAGGAAAAAGAAATTGCACTACCGAATCATCAAAACTACTGA